In one Neobacillus sp. WH10 genomic region, the following are encoded:
- a CDS encoding PAS domain-containing sensor histidine kinase: MDKDKLRTSLSKEDIYMKELLQSLVETTIDAISIRDMQGNILLVNSAFEKFYGWTYQDLINDPNCLVPENIINETREIFHQIKFSGEKISGYETVRKRKDGTIVQVCLTASPIRDGVENIVGTSVIARDITDRKKAEEALLESEAKYRVLVENTNDIISTYDLNMKKIFVSPSVELHLGYTQYEYLQAGTFAFTHPDDVKKIVNLRQSISPHKKNVQIELRIKHKNGSWVYLESRCVPILSETSEIESYLVVSRNITERKLSEEALRKSEAQYRFIAENTADFISVIDKYGDVSYSSPSHMKKLGTDRIHFEKIHPDDASLVCERFSYMLQTETPIICVYRYNLENETWIYLESRGIPFFSTDGECQYFFNVTRDITERKQNEDLLRRTEKLSVIGELAASIAHEIRNPLTTLKGFIQFLKPDISDNSAFFDVMLSELDRINFIVGELLVLAKPQNLHVKPILLHSIIEAVVQSLKSEANLKHIKIMEKLENTPVTVNCEENRLKQVFINIMKNSLDATSANGEICIQTQLLSANQVLIRFSDNGCGISKELLARLGEPFYTTKEKGTGLGLLVSNKIIKDHQGSINITSEINKGTIVDITLPICI; the protein is encoded by the coding sequence ATGGATAAAGATAAACTTCGAACAAGTCTAAGTAAAGAGGATATCTACATGAAAGAACTGCTTCAGTCTCTTGTCGAAACAACGATTGACGCTATTTCTATTAGAGACATGCAGGGAAACATACTCCTCGTAAATAGTGCCTTTGAAAAATTTTATGGCTGGACCTACCAGGACCTGATAAATGACCCCAACTGCCTGGTACCTGAAAATATAATAAACGAGACGAGAGAAATTTTTCATCAGATTAAATTCTCTGGAGAGAAAATTTCGGGATATGAAACCGTACGAAAACGAAAAGATGGTACAATTGTTCAAGTATGTCTAACAGCTTCCCCTATACGAGATGGAGTAGAGAATATCGTTGGCACTTCTGTTATTGCCAGAGATATTACAGACCGTAAAAAGGCTGAAGAAGCATTGCTTGAAAGTGAGGCAAAATACCGGGTATTAGTAGAAAATACGAACGATATCATAAGCACATATGATTTAAACATGAAAAAAATATTTGTATCTCCTTCTGTAGAGCTTCACTTGGGATATACCCAATATGAATATCTTCAGGCAGGTACTTTTGCTTTTACTCACCCTGATGATGTAAAGAAAATAGTAAATCTACGTCAATCAATCTCTCCCCATAAAAAAAATGTTCAAATTGAGCTCAGAATAAAACATAAAAATGGATCGTGGGTGTATTTGGAGTCGCGTTGTGTACCTATCTTATCTGAGACCTCCGAGATAGAGAGCTATCTGGTAGTCTCACGTAATATCACAGAACGAAAACTATCAGAAGAAGCTTTGCGGAAGAGCGAAGCACAATACAGGTTCATTGCTGAAAATACAGCAGACTTTATTTCTGTGATTGATAAGTATGGAGATGTATCGTACAGCTCTCCTTCACATATGAAAAAATTAGGCACTGATAGAATTCACTTTGAAAAAATCCATCCTGACGATGCTTCTCTTGTCTGTGAACGATTTTCATACATGCTTCAAACGGAAACCCCCATTATATGTGTATATCGATACAACCTCGAAAATGAAACCTGGATCTATTTAGAATCAAGAGGAATACCTTTTTTCAGTACTGATGGCGAATGTCAATACTTTTTCAACGTTACACGTGATATTACTGAGAGAAAACAAAACGAAGACCTTCTCCGGAGAACAGAAAAGCTGTCAGTCATCGGAGAATTGGCTGCAAGTATAGCGCACGAAATAAGGAATCCTCTTACCACATTAAAGGGCTTTATTCAATTTTTAAAACCTGACATTTCAGATAATTCCGCCTTCTTTGATGTTATGTTGTCTGAGCTAGATCGAATCAACTTTATCGTGGGTGAGCTGCTTGTTTTGGCTAAGCCGCAAAATCTCCATGTGAAACCGATTCTCTTGCACAGTATCATTGAAGCTGTTGTACAGTCGCTAAAATCTGAAGCTAATTTAAAACATATTAAAATTATGGAGAAATTAGAAAACACACCTGTTACGGTCAACTGTGAAGAAAATCGATTAAAACAAGTATTTATTAATATCATGAAGAATTCCCTGGATGCCACCTCAGCGAATGGCGAAATCTGTATTCAAACACAACTTCTAAGTGCCAACCAAGTCCTTATTCGCTTTTCTGATAACGGCTGTGGCATTTCAAAGGAGCTGCTGGCCAGACTTGGGGAACCTTTTTACACCACAAAAGAGAAGGGAACAGGATTAGGTTTACTTGTTAGTAACAAAATTATTAAAGATCATCAAGGCAGTATCAACATCACAAGTGAAATCAACAAGGGTACAATAGTAGATATCACTCTACCAATTTGCATTTAA
- a CDS encoding ketoacyl-ACP synthase III: MKSKARITAIGTYVPQKKLLNEDLEKMVDTNDEWIVQRTGMKERRVAGDEEFASHLAIKAIENLIEKYNKDIQDVDCIIVATTTPDYAFPSVACQIQSHFNIPCTGAFDLNATCAGFTYALHLANNLITSGAHKKILVVAAETLSKVTDYKDRTTCILFGDGAGSMLVEYDKENPSFLASHMGTNGEGGIHVYRTTFATTMDDKPLNTSGKMVQNGREVYKWAARTLPIGIQELLLKTELNIEDINWFIPHSANLRMVESICEKSGFPIEKTLTSMKYFGNTSSASIPLALNLGIEEGKVQNGDTLLLYGFGGGLTHLGLVLTWNTKN; this comes from the coding sequence ATTAAATCTAAAGCACGTATTACAGCAATTGGTACCTATGTTCCTCAAAAAAAATTATTAAATGAAGACTTAGAAAAGATGGTAGATACTAATGATGAATGGATAGTTCAGAGGACTGGTATGAAGGAAAGAAGAGTAGCAGGAGATGAAGAATTTGCTTCTCATTTAGCTATCAAGGCTATTGAAAATTTGATTGAAAAATATAATAAAGATATACAGGATGTTGATTGTATTATAGTTGCAACGACAACTCCTGACTATGCGTTTCCAAGTGTGGCATGTCAAATTCAGAGTCACTTTAATATTCCTTGTACAGGGGCTTTTGACTTAAATGCTACCTGTGCAGGCTTCACATATGCTCTACACTTAGCTAACAATCTAATTACTTCCGGGGCACATAAAAAGATTTTAGTTGTTGCAGCCGAGACTTTATCAAAAGTAACCGACTATAAAGATAGAACAACCTGTATTTTATTCGGAGATGGTGCCGGTTCTATGCTAGTCGAATATGATAAGGAAAATCCTAGTTTCTTGGCAAGCCATATGGGAACTAATGGAGAAGGTGGTATTCATGTATATAGAACAACCTTTGCAACTACAATGGATGATAAACCATTAAATACATCTGGAAAGATGGTTCAGAATGGAAGAGAAGTATACAAATGGGCAGCCCGTACATTACCAATAGGAATACAAGAATTATTACTTAAGACAGAATTAAATATAGAGGATATTAACTGGTTTATACCACATAGTGCGAATCTAAGAATGGTTGAATCCATATGTGAAAAATCGGGATTTCCCATAGAAAAAACATTAACTAGTATGAAATATTTTGGGAATACCTCATCTGCTTCTATTCCACTAGCACTAAATCTAGGAATCGAAGAAGGTAAAGTCCAAAATGGAGATACTTTATTGCTCTATGGCTTCGGAGGAGGACTTACACATTTAGGCCTTGTTTTAACTTGGAATACAAAAAATTAA
- a CDS encoding ATP-binding protein, with the protein MGIPTLLINAFIIILCIFFYQIFWLDKDGKEARNDVLISFLASIAIILCMTFPFKFNSGYIYDLRLIPILLAVLYGSFRSFIFITIVFLSYRFYLGGNGFFPAVIIYFMITSITMALQYFLADYFKKRKILFSTLLLSICTISFSIFAIMSQIRSSAKVQPDFIHFLTNYIVINILTVLLSLYLIEGMIERFKMKEKIHRAEKFIVTSELAASIAHEIRNPLTSVYGFMQMFSKNEISETHKPEYIQVMLMELEKAQNVINDYLSLIKPQVVVKEILDIRPIVHQVIDAILPMARLHNVKVESDIICSLYINANVVNIKRCLINIAKNGIEAMTNGGILRINVKKVKNNIVIDIIDSGIGMSSEEIKRIAMPFYSTKEKGTGLGTMISYGIIKELNGDIEIKSEKGKGTRFSIIIPSS; encoded by the coding sequence ATGGGGATACCGACACTATTAATAAATGCATTTATTATTATCCTTTGTATATTTTTCTACCAAATATTTTGGTTAGATAAAGATGGAAAAGAAGCACGTAATGATGTATTAATTTCCTTTCTTGCATCTATTGCGATCATTCTTTGTATGACGTTCCCCTTTAAGTTTAATTCCGGATACATTTATGATTTACGGCTTATCCCAATCCTTTTAGCCGTTCTCTATGGTAGTTTCAGGAGTTTTATTTTCATCACCATTGTATTTCTTTCTTACCGTTTTTACTTAGGCGGAAACGGATTTTTCCCTGCAGTTATTATATATTTTATGATTACTTCTATAACTATGGCATTACAATATTTTCTTGCTGATTATTTCAAAAAAAGAAAAATATTGTTCAGCACATTACTTCTTTCTATTTGCACTATTTCCTTTTCCATCTTCGCTATAATGAGTCAAATACGATCAAGCGCTAAAGTTCAACCTGATTTTATTCACTTTTTAACCAATTATATAGTAATCAATATTCTTACAGTTTTGTTATCTCTTTACTTAATTGAAGGAATGATCGAAAGGTTTAAGATGAAAGAAAAAATTCACCGTGCAGAAAAATTTATTGTGACTAGTGAATTAGCTGCATCTATAGCTCATGAAATAAGAAACCCGCTGACTTCGGTATATGGATTTATGCAGATGTTTAGTAAAAACGAGATCTCCGAAACACACAAGCCTGAGTATATTCAAGTCATGCTCATGGAGTTAGAAAAAGCGCAAAATGTTATTAACGATTATTTATCCCTTATAAAACCACAAGTTGTTGTGAAAGAAATATTAGATATTAGACCAATTGTCCATCAAGTAATAGATGCTATTTTACCGATGGCAAGACTTCATAATGTTAAAGTTGAAAGCGATATTATTTGTTCTCTTTATATAAATGCCAACGTCGTTAATATAAAACGGTGTTTAATTAACATTGCAAAAAATGGAATTGAAGCAATGACTAATGGAGGGATACTAAGAATCAATGTGAAAAAGGTAAAGAATAATATTGTAATTGATATTATTGATTCGGGAATTGGAATGTCGTCTGAGGAAATCAAGCGAATCGCTATGCCGTTTTATTCTACAAAAGAAAAGGGAACTGGACTAGGCACTATGATTTCATACGGTATTATTAAAGAATTAAACGGAGATATCGAAATAAAAAGCGAAAAAGGAAAAGGAACACGGTTTTCTATTATTATTCCTTCTTCATGA
- a CDS encoding MarR family transcriptional regulator, with the protein MQNNTQGSLIWLRLMRFTNLSNQLSNDFLKQFNLTTAQFDVLMQIHVYQPLTQMELAEKVTVTQGGISRMVSRLEKEGYIVRKQDWKTKTISLTEKGEAILEEAMPAQLAFQTSFFEDVLNKEELKTLYTLMTRVHKHSQKKELLSE; encoded by the coding sequence ATGCAAAATAATACGCAAGGGTCGTTAATTTGGTTACGTTTAATGCGTTTTACAAACCTCAGTAACCAGCTGTCGAACGATTTTTTAAAGCAATTTAATTTAACAACTGCACAATTTGATGTGCTTATGCAAATTCATGTATATCAGCCACTCACGCAAATGGAGTTAGCTGAAAAAGTAACAGTTACGCAAGGTGGTATTTCCCGTATGGTTTCCCGGCTTGAGAAAGAAGGCTATATTGTACGCAAGCAAGATTGGAAAACGAAAACGATTAGCTTAACTGAGAAGGGTGAAGCGATTTTAGAAGAGGCCATGCCGGCTCAACTTGCGTTTCAAACGTCATTTTTTGAGGATGTATTAAATAAAGAAGAACTAAAAACATTGTACACGCTGATGACACGTGTCCATAAACATAGCCAAAAAAAAGAATTACTGTCTGAGTAA
- a CDS encoding cysteine hydrolase, translating to MRKILLCFFALSLFGNLDLFGFQQKVVVAQTVSLTSPGMKVEQKNTALVITDPQNDFLSPKGVAWNLVKDSVAKNHTIENIELLLKTAKKNKFKVFVSPHYYYPYDQKWMFGGAMEHSMHDLKMYQRKGPLSLKGFEGSGADFLDKYKPYINDGQTVITSPHKIYGPEANDLVLQLRKQGISRVILAGMSGNLCVESHMRELLEQGFEVAVVHDATAAAKMNDLDGDMAAKINFRMIASASWTTNEVIDKMKSIHR from the coding sequence ATGAGAAAAATTCTACTTTGTTTTTTTGCGTTATCGTTATTTGGAAATCTTGATCTATTTGGTTTTCAACAAAAGGTTGTAGTTGCACAAACGGTATCACTTACATCGCCTGGAATGAAGGTGGAACAAAAAAATACTGCATTGGTGATTACAGATCCGCAAAATGACTTTTTAAGCCCAAAAGGCGTAGCATGGAATTTAGTTAAAGACAGCGTAGCTAAAAATCATACGATAGAGAACATTGAATTATTATTAAAAACAGCAAAGAAAAATAAGTTTAAAGTGTTTGTGTCCCCACATTACTATTATCCCTATGATCAAAAATGGATGTTTGGGGGAGCTATGGAGCATTCGATGCACGATCTCAAAATGTATCAACGAAAAGGTCCATTATCGCTTAAAGGCTTCGAAGGTTCAGGTGCCGACTTTTTGGATAAATATAAGCCCTATATTAATGATGGTCAAACCGTCATAACAAGTCCGCATAAAATTTACGGACCCGAGGCCAATGATTTGGTTTTACAGCTGCGAAAACAGGGAATTTCCCGTGTCATTCTTGCTGGTATGTCTGGGAACCTGTGCGTTGAATCTCATATGCGTGAGCTACTTGAACAAGGTTTTGAAGTAGCAGTTGTTCATGATGCCACAGCTGCTGCAAAAATGAACGACTTGGATGGGGATATGGCTGCTAAAATAAATTTCCGTATGATTGCTAGTGCATCATGGACTACAAATGAGGTTATAGATAAAATGAAATCAATTCATAGATAA
- a CDS encoding ring-cleaving dioxygenase — translation MYTIPGHHHISMLTKNAQMNNRFYQKVLGLRRVKKTVNQDNPSMYHLFYGDLTGSAGTELTFFEMPMAGRTIRGTNAITQIGLLVPSFESLEYWKKRFELLDIKHGEITTYAGRDALHFEDTEGLRMILLNNNGEETPEYWSAWEDSIVEQKHRILGMGTVEITVRYLARTARTLKDMLGYVEVVRSENEAIFQSVAGQAFGEIVLKQQEGPSEKPGRGSIHHLAIRVKNEEELRYWDEMVKERGFYSSGIVDRYYFQSLYFRDSNGILFEMATDGPGFTADSTVNALGKELDLPPFLEGKRAEIEAKLTPID, via the coding sequence ATGTATACCATTCCGGGACATCATCATATTTCGATGCTTACAAAAAACGCACAAATGAATAATCGGTTTTATCAAAAAGTATTAGGTCTAAGGCGAGTTAAAAAGACTGTCAACCAAGATAATCCTTCGATGTATCATTTGTTTTACGGAGATTTAACAGGAAGCGCCGGCACAGAGCTAACCTTTTTTGAAATGCCGATGGCTGGAAGAACGATTCGCGGAACCAATGCGATTACACAAATTGGCTTACTAGTGCCATCATTCGAAAGCTTGGAATATTGGAAAAAGCGCTTTGAGCTATTAGATATTAAGCATGGAGAAATTACAACGTATGCAGGTCGGGATGCTTTACATTTTGAGGATACAGAGGGTTTACGAATGATTCTGTTAAATAATAATGGCGAAGAGACACCAGAATACTGGTCGGCTTGGGAAGATTCCATCGTGGAGCAAAAGCATCGAATTTTAGGAATGGGAACGGTGGAAATAACAGTCCGCTATTTGGCACGAACGGCTAGAACATTAAAGGATATGCTGGGCTATGTAGAGGTGGTCCGTTCGGAAAATGAGGCCATTTTTCAATCTGTTGCAGGGCAGGCATTTGGTGAAATTGTCCTGAAGCAGCAGGAGGGACCGAGTGAAAAGCCAGGCCGGGGCAGTATTCATCATCTGGCGATTCGTGTGAAAAACGAGGAAGAGTTGCGCTATTGGGATGAAATGGTGAAAGAGCGTGGCTTCTATTCATCAGGCATTGTCGATCGCTACTACTTCCAAAGCTTATATTTTCGTGATTCGAATGGAATTTTATTTGAAATGGCTACGGACGGACCAGGATTTACTGCCGATTCAACAGTTAATGCGTTAGGAAAAGAATTAGATTTACCGCCATTTTTAGAAGGAAAACGTGCAGAAATT
- the fabZ gene encoding 3-hydroxyacyl-ACP dehydratase FabZ has product MFDTQKIREIIRHRYPFLLIDRILEIEEGKRAVGIKNVTANEGFFNGHFPNFPVMPGALIVEALAQVSAVVMLTKEGNQGRLGLLAGIDNCRFKQQVRPGDELHLEVEITRLKGPIGKGKGIATVDGELVCELELIFAFGD; this is encoded by the coding sequence TTGTTTGATACTCAAAAAATTAGAGAAATAATTAGACATCGCTATCCATTTCTTTTAATAGATAGGATTCTGGAAATAGAAGAGGGAAAAAGAGCAGTTGGTATTAAAAATGTGACGGCAAATGAAGGTTTTTTTAATGGACACTTTCCTAATTTTCCAGTTATGCCAGGCGCATTAATAGTAGAGGCTTTAGCTCAAGTAAGTGCAGTTGTGATGCTAACTAAAGAAGGAAATCAAGGACGATTAGGGCTTTTAGCGGGTATAGATAATTGTCGTTTTAAACAGCAAGTTAGACCAGGAGATGAACTTCATCTCGAGGTTGAAATCACGCGTCTAAAAGGTCCTATAGGGAAAGGGAAAGGTATCGCTACTGTTGATGGCGAATTGGTTTGCGAGCTTGAACTGATCTTTGCATTTGGTGATTAA
- the cdaS gene encoding sporulation-specific diadenylate cyclase CdaS: MNGTNCDFSPMKQQLSEGIQHITDELQHSLDTLDNENYCLLAKLEEIKDKFIQMEAVASSFYLNCYLSAFTNKYVDLSICVQRLSDRRHGALIVVQRRDPLDSFIQKGTAIGATLTPALLEAIFYPGNPLHDGAVMICGNQIVSAANVLPLTTAVIIGKKLGTRHRAALGLTEQSDALVLVVSEETGRVSFAIDGKLHPISTSQSLH, translated from the coding sequence GTGAACGGAACAAATTGCGACTTTTCACCAATGAAACAGCAATTATCAGAAGGAATACAGCACATCACTGATGAACTTCAACATAGCTTAGATACATTAGATAACGAAAACTATTGTCTATTAGCTAAACTGGAGGAAATCAAAGATAAATTTATTCAAATGGAAGCAGTCGCTTCTTCCTTTTATTTAAACTGTTATTTATCAGCTTTTACAAATAAATATGTAGACCTATCCATCTGTGTTCAACGGCTGTCTGATCGCCGTCATGGTGCGTTGATCGTGGTGCAACGACGTGATCCTCTCGATTCCTTCATCCAAAAAGGAACAGCCATAGGAGCTACTTTAACCCCTGCATTGTTAGAGGCCATCTTTTACCCTGGAAACCCTCTTCATGATGGAGCCGTGATGATTTGTGGTAATCAAATCGTTTCAGCAGCAAATGTTCTTCCCTTAACAACTGCTGTAATAATTGGGAAAAAGCTTGGCACCCGGCACCGTGCCGCACTAGGTTTAACAGAGCAAAGTGATGCTCTTGTACTGGTTGTTTCAGAAGAGACAGGCAGAGTTTCCTTTGCAATAGATGGAAAACTTCATCCTATTTCCACTTCTCAATCACTTCACTAA